A single region of the Chloroflexota bacterium genome encodes:
- a CDS encoding YcxB family protein encodes MARSIAEVNAKPITLEYDVWLDDMVALGSHHSRHSRQEKRRRLLAQGVIVTVFLLLFASALSSIRGAEIVSTPLSLGISFLPLLCPAILMILVFSPAVRSWGAKRSVQKTFGETAGDKPIGHHQLTVTPETVFLKTESASATISWSDVERLESTDSHLFILSDTGQGLVVPAAAFTDQSTFEAFFETTETYFLNAHSIKESSGAKP; translated from the coding sequence ATGGCCAGGTCTATCGCCGAAGTTAACGCCAAACCGATCACGCTTGAATACGATGTTTGGCTCGATGATATGGTTGCCTTGGGTAGCCATCACTCACGTCACTCCCGCCAGGAAAAACGGCGCCGGCTGCTGGCCCAGGGCGTGATCGTTACCGTGTTCCTGTTGCTCTTCGCCAGCGCCCTATCCAGCATCCGCGGCGCAGAGATCGTTTCGACTCCCCTCTCCCTTGGGATCTCGTTTCTGCCACTGCTTTGTCCCGCCATCCTGATGATTCTGGTGTTTTCACCAGCGGTGCGCAGTTGGGGAGCCAAACGCTCCGTTCAAAAAACCTTTGGCGAGACGGCTGGAGATAAACCGATTGGACATCACCAGCTCACGGTGACACCCGAAACTGTTTTCCTCAAGACAGAAAGCGCCTCCGCGACCATCAGTTGGAGCGATGTGGAGAGACTGGAGAGCACCGACTCCCACCTGTTTATCCTGTCCGATACAGGTCAGGGTCTCGTTGTCCCAGCCGCGGCATTCACCGACCAGTCCACTTTTGAGGCGTTCTTCGAAACAACCGAAACGTACTTCCTCAACGCCCACTCAATAAAGGAATCTTCTGGAGCAAAGCCTTGA